One uncultured Caproiciproducens sp. DNA segment encodes these proteins:
- a CDS encoding putative PEP-binding protein: MPGVLTNKSGAWDISWIRDTDEAELALQNGADGIGLFRSEFLYMECDSLPSEETQFRAYRRFWKKCRGRESLSDVGHWGQQGCSERSFARCSVRQSCGDVSDDHFSAGGAGCKKNSGKAKKELCEEGSHSYLTFGFPGK; encoded by the coding sequence TTGCCTGGGGTTTTAACGAACAAGTCGGGAGCTTGGGACATCTCATGGATTAGGGATACGGACGAGGCGGAGCTTGCGCTCCAAAACGGCGCGGACGGCATCGGATTGTTCCGCAGCGAATTTTTATATATGGAGTGCGATTCGCTCCCGTCTGAAGAGACCCAGTTCCGGGCATACCGGAGGTTCTGGAAAAAATGCAGGGGAAGAGAGTCATTGTCGGACGTTGGACATTGGGGCCAACAAGGTTGTTCCGAACGCAGCTTCGCGCGCTGCAGCGTTCGGCAATCTTGCGGTGATGTTTCCGATGATCATTTCTCCGCAGGAGGTGCGGGATGCAAAAAAAATAGTGGAAAGGCTAAGAAAGAACTGTGTGAAGAAGGATCACATTCGTACCTGACGTTCGGCTTCCCGGGCAAATAA
- a CDS encoding IS4 family transposase: protein MLKLLISIGGGSLAKELLAFHDFDPNTATTSGFIQQREKLLPSAFEFLLHKFTATAPPRYFHGYRLLAVDGSDVHIPTNPKHEDSYFSVGDHAKGYNLLHLNAIYDLCSKLFVDVLLQPRKRLNEHLALTAMADRSYIADKVILVADRGYESYNSIAHLEQKGWNYVIRVRGKSGIVSRLRLPETDEFDIPVSFSLTRKQTKQVKLQPERYCFLPSTTRFDYLDDANRLYPLAFRVVRLRIADNCYETLLTNLNPCEFPASVLKDVYRLRWGIETSFRELKYAVGLLNFHSKKVEYITQEIFAQLIMYNFSMMITSSVIIQQSDTKYAYQVNFTQAIHICGFYFRCRNGTPPDVEALIRRYILPIRPGRSNQRNIRYRSAVSFLYRVA, encoded by the coding sequence ATGCTGAAACTACTCATTTCCATAGGAGGCGGCAGTTTGGCAAAAGAATTGCTGGCCTTTCATGACTTCGACCCGAACACTGCGACCACTTCTGGGTTCATTCAGCAACGCGAAAAACTCCTTCCCAGCGCATTTGAATTTCTGCTACACAAATTCACCGCCACGGCTCCGCCAAGGTATTTTCACGGCTATCGCCTGCTTGCCGTAGATGGATCAGACGTTCATATTCCAACAAATCCAAAGCATGAGGACAGCTATTTTAGCGTAGGCGATCATGCAAAGGGCTACAACCTGCTTCACCTGAACGCGATCTATGACCTTTGCAGTAAGTTGTTTGTGGATGTTTTGCTCCAGCCACGCAAACGTCTGAATGAACATTTGGCTCTGACTGCCATGGCTGACCGTTCGTACATTGCAGACAAGGTAATCCTTGTTGCTGACAGAGGATATGAAAGCTACAACAGCATTGCCCATCTTGAACAAAAAGGCTGGAACTATGTGATTCGTGTACGCGGCAAAAGCGGTATTGTTTCCCGCCTCCGCCTGCCGGAAACCGATGAGTTTGACATCCCCGTTTCCTTCTCCCTCACGAGAAAACAGACAAAGCAGGTAAAATTACAGCCTGAGCGTTACTGCTTTCTTCCTTCTACTACGCGTTTTGATTATCTGGATGACGCAAACAGGCTATATCCCCTAGCATTTCGTGTCGTGCGTCTCAGAATTGCGGATAACTGTTATGAAACACTTCTTACAAATCTGAACCCCTGCGAATTCCCGGCTAGCGTGTTAAAAGACGTTTATAGGCTGCGCTGGGGAATTGAGACTTCCTTTCGTGAGCTGAAATATGCTGTCGGGCTGCTCAATTTTCACTCAAAAAAGGTGGAGTACATTACGCAGGAAATCTTCGCACAGCTGATTATGTACAACTTTTCAATGATGATTACCTCGTCCGTAATCATTCAGCAAAGCGACACAAAGTATGCCTACCAGGTCAACTTTACTCAGGCCATACATATCTGTGGATTCTATTTCCGATGTCGTAACGGTACTCCACCCGACGTTGAAGCCCTCATACGCAGATATATCCTCCCAATCCGACCGGGGCGAAGTAACCAGCGCAATATCCGATACCGCTCGGCTGTAAGCTTCCTATACAGAGTAGCATAA
- a CDS encoding YhfC family glutamic-type intramembrane protease encodes MVSGWSIAAMLFTMIVPLGVLIYLLVRFLVHYKTGIKPILIGAGVFLIFVLLQEQLLHRFILQWNPVTAAFFINPLAYAVYGALAAGIFEEKGRLVGFRPFFKQAKNWNHGVAYGIGHGGLEVIYLGGVLALTQINNIALSFMINNGTFGQLLKAAADTPSKASELETVHQQLIIQLSLSLLVLYAVARHRYLFYLLAILAHALVDILILLSRKKFDNPDGAMIEPQ; translated from the coding sequence ATGGTTAGTGGCTGGTCGATTGCAGCAATGCTATTCACTATGATCGTTCCGCTGGGAGTATTGATTTACCTGCTGGTTAGATTCCTTGTGCATTACAAAACCGGAATAAAGCCAATATTAATCGGTGCTGGGGTTTTTCTTATCTTCGTTTTGCTGCAGGAACAACTTCTCCATCGTTTTATATTGCAGTGGAATCCTGTCACCGCGGCATTTTTCATAAATCCGCTTGCCTACGCCGTCTATGGAGCGCTCGCGGCCGGAATTTTTGAAGAAAAAGGACGGCTTGTGGGATTTCGACCTTTTTTCAAACAAGCAAAAAATTGGAATCATGGGGTTGCCTACGGAATCGGACACGGCGGCCTCGAAGTCATATATCTTGGCGGAGTACTTGCTCTGACGCAAATCAACAATATTGCCTTATCGTTTATGATCAATAACGGCACATTTGGCCAGCTGTTGAAGGCTGCGGCAGACACGCCGTCTAAGGCTTCCGAACTGGAAACAGTCCATCAGCAGTTAATCATTCAACTTTCACTGTCGCTGCTTGTGCTGTACGCGGTTGCCCGGCACCGGTATTTGTTCTATCTGCTTGCGATTCTGGCACATGCGCTGGTTGACATATTGATTCTGCTTTCACGGAAAAAGTTTGATAATCCCGATGGTGCCATGATTGAACCGCAGTAA
- a CDS encoding DUF3887 domain-containing protein, which translates to MNKTFTAIFSVILVLFIFSGCAAQGSEKLASSFDESKVKTAAERAINLINSGDYQKISDSMVREDLRKSISADVLKKAADQVMSKAGSFDSFSNEIVAGINDAKAKQDYAVATVAAKYKSQTVTYTISFDTKMNIVGFYLK; encoded by the coding sequence ATGAACAAAACATTTACGGCAATTTTCAGTGTAATACTTGTACTCTTCATTTTTTCGGGATGTGCTGCGCAAGGCTCGGAAAAACTCGCGAGCAGCTTTGATGAAAGCAAGGTGAAAACTGCTGCCGAGCGCGCTATAAACCTTATCAACTCAGGCGATTATCAAAAAATTTCAGACAGTATGGTGCGGGAAGACCTTAGAAAGTCTATATCAGCGGACGTACTTAAAAAGGCCGCCGATCAAGTAATGAGCAAGGCGGGATCATTTGATTCGTTTAGTAATGAAATCGTTGCTGGTATCAATGATGCAAAAGCAAAACAGGACTATGCTGTGGCGACAGTGGCAGCAAAATATAAAAGCCAGACCGTAACTTACACTATATCCTTTGACACAAAAATGAACATCGTAGGGTTCTATTTGAAATAA
- a CDS encoding PadR family transcriptional regulator: protein MTRKTSIENEQLTDTTYYILLCLTESSHGYALMGKIQEISSSTFIVGPASMYTNLKKLLDAGLVEIIEPDKKIYRLTPKGSKLLLNEYDRRHQIVLQSKNIIKKIRGE, encoded by the coding sequence TTGACACGAAAAACTTCTATAGAAAATGAACAACTCACCGATACGACCTATTATATTTTGCTTTGTCTGACAGAATCTTCTCACGGTTATGCGTTGATGGGTAAAATTCAGGAAATCTCTTCCAGCACCTTTATCGTCGGTCCGGCAAGCATGTACACAAATTTGAAAAAGCTACTAGACGCAGGTTTGGTTGAAATCATTGAACCCGATAAAAAAATATACCGACTGACTCCAAAAGGCTCGAAATTGTTGCTGAACGAATACGACCGAAGGCATCAAATCGTCCTGCAAAGCAAAAATATAATAAAGAAAATAAGGGGTGAATAA
- a CDS encoding DUF2812 domain-containing protein: MSSPETKKLIHWGWVTGEKRMLSELEKQAKEGWVLHECTMYHLILKKDIPRDIQYAVDLPPIKKDEDEYLRYFEETGWHLACKNYTYYIFYADRDASPFTRIEHFSTNSVRND, encoded by the coding sequence ATGAGTTCTCCTGAAACAAAAAAGTTAATTCATTGGGGCTGGGTGACGGGTGAAAAACGTATGCTTAGCGAGCTCGAAAAACAGGCGAAGGAAGGGTGGGTTCTGCATGAATGTACAATGTACCATCTTATTCTAAAAAAAGATATTCCGAGGGATATCCAATATGCCGTTGACTTGCCTCCAATCAAAAAGGATGAAGATGAGTATTTACGGTACTTTGAAGAAACAGGCTGGCATCTCGCTTGCAAAAATTATACTTATTACATTTTTTATGCAGATCGGGATGCCTCCCCATTCACACGGATCGAGCACTTCTCGACCAACTCCGTGCGCAACGACTAA
- a CDS encoding HPr family phosphocarrier protein, translated as MKSFTYVIRDEIGVHARPAGLLVKQAKSFQSSCIIHAGVKCADLSRLFQVIGMGIEQGTEVTVTAEGPDENAAISALEKVLKENL; from the coding sequence ATGAAAAGTTTTACTTATGTTATTCGTGACGAGATCGGCGTGCATGCCAGGCCGGCCGGTCTGCTGGTCAAGCAGGCAAAGAGCTTTCAATCTTCCTGTATAATCCACGCAGGGGTAAAATGTGCGGATCTGAGCAGACTGTTTCAGGTGATCGGTATGGGGATTGAGCAAGGCACAGAAGTTACAGTCACGGCAGAAGGCCCGGATGAAAATGCGGCAATTTCGGCATTGGAAAAGGTACTGAAAGAGAATTTGTAA
- a CDS encoding MupG family TIM beta-alpha barrel fold protein encodes MNTGISLYCSTAEEKNAEIITRAADAGIRCAFTSLQIPEEGQTDLRSSAEKLLSVCKKHGLNLITDVGPDTAKNLGCHSLYDLQNWGVTHIRLDNGYSPQQAAELSHTFQIVFNASTVSYAEISGWQKAGADLTRFTACHNYYPKPWTGLSLAHVAQINRQMKTYGFQTMAFIPGDGILRGPLNEGLPTIEAHRHRADMIQNALELFLDAACDMVLIGDVSLSKKSWNAWVDLSRGCVSLPAELDRRYHYLAETIHHDRRDSSDYIFRSVESRRIPVPDCSLLQPENVTACAAGDILLSNAGFQRYQGELEIARVPLPPDPRVNVIGHLEKEALPYLPYLKNGLGIRFVLGQE; translated from the coding sequence ATGAATACAGGAATTTCGTTATATTGCAGCACAGCGGAAGAAAAAAATGCGGAAATCATCACGCGTGCGGCGGATGCGGGTATCCGGTGCGCATTTACATCCCTGCAGATTCCGGAAGAAGGTCAGACGGATCTCCGCTCCTCAGCGGAAAAACTGCTTTCCGTCTGCAAAAAACACGGCTTGAATCTGATTACGGATGTGGGGCCGGACACAGCGAAAAATCTGGGCTGCCACTCCCTGTATGATCTTCAAAACTGGGGCGTAACTCATATCCGTCTGGATAATGGCTATTCTCCGCAGCAGGCAGCAGAACTTTCTCATACCTTTCAGATTGTGTTCAATGCTTCTACTGTTTCTTATGCAGAGATTTCCGGATGGCAAAAGGCGGGTGCGGATTTGACACGCTTTACCGCTTGCCATAATTATTATCCGAAGCCTTGGACAGGGCTTTCCTTAGCACATGTCGCACAGATTAACCGGCAGATGAAGACGTACGGCTTTCAGACAATGGCTTTTATTCCAGGAGACGGGATACTGCGCGGACCGCTGAATGAGGGGCTGCCGACCATTGAAGCACACCGTCACCGTGCGGATATGATACAGAACGCGTTGGAGCTTTTTCTGGACGCGGCATGTGACATGGTGCTGATTGGGGATGTAAGCCTTTCGAAAAAATCCTGGAACGCCTGGGTAGATCTCAGCCGGGGGTGTGTCAGTCTGCCGGCAGAGCTGGACCGGCGCTATCATTATCTTGCAGAAACAATCCATCACGACAGGCGGGATTCAAGTGACTATATTTTCCGGTCTGTAGAGTCACGCCGTATTCCCGTCCCGGATTGCTCGCTGCTGCAGCCTGAGAATGTAACCGCATGCGCCGCAGGTGATATCTTGCTGTCCAATGCCGGTTTTCAGCGCTATCAGGGAGAATTGGAAATTGCACGTGTTCCGTTGCCGCCCGATCCCAGGGTCAATGTGATTGGGCATCTGGAGAAGGAAGCACTTCCATATTTGCCCTACCTAAAGAACGGTTTGGGAATCCGTTTTGTCTTGGGACAGGAATGA
- the murQ gene encoding N-acetylmuramic acid 6-phosphate etherase: protein MIDLTHFTTETRNPETMNLDCMSAMEIAAVMNSEDEKVAAGVHAVLPQIAKTIEYTVSSLQSGGRIIYIGAGTSGRLGVLDASECPPTFGVSADTVVGLIAGGNGALFRAVEGAEDSCTLGREDLQRIGLKPCDTVIGLATSGRTPYVLHGLRYARQIGCHTAAIACNQHSVIGKEADVAIEPNVGPEVLTGSTRLKAGTAQKMILNMISTASMVKMGYAYENLMVNMQASNEKLNVRAQNIVMTAAACDREVAEAALREAGGRVKIAIVMLLLKVPAEKGEKVLNHAHGRVRKALAGELQ from the coding sequence ATGATTGATCTTACGCACTTTACCACTGAAACGAGAAACCCGGAAACGATGAACCTGGACTGCATGTCTGCCATGGAAATTGCCGCCGTGATGAACAGCGAGGATGAAAAGGTCGCTGCAGGTGTCCATGCCGTTTTGCCGCAGATTGCAAAGACGATTGAATATACGGTATCAAGCCTGCAATCCGGAGGCAGAATCATTTATATCGGTGCGGGAACCTCCGGAAGGCTTGGCGTTTTGGACGCTTCAGAGTGTCCGCCGACGTTTGGCGTTTCTGCGGATACGGTTGTCGGATTGATCGCAGGCGGGAACGGCGCGCTGTTTCGGGCCGTTGAAGGCGCGGAAGACAGCTGTACGCTGGGCAGAGAAGATTTGCAGCGTATCGGGCTGAAACCGTGTGATACCGTGATCGGGCTGGCTACCAGCGGCCGGACTCCCTATGTTCTACACGGTTTGCGCTATGCAAGGCAGATTGGATGCCATACGGCAGCAATCGCATGTAATCAGCATTCTGTCATCGGAAAAGAAGCAGATGTGGCCATCGAGCCAAATGTCGGTCCAGAAGTTCTGACAGGGTCGACGCGGCTCAAGGCGGGGACGGCGCAGAAGATGATTCTGAACATGATTTCTACTGCCAGTATGGTAAAGATGGGATACGCCTATGAAAACCTCATGGTAAATATGCAGGCCAGCAATGAAAAGCTCAACGTGCGTGCGCAGAACATCGTGATGACGGCAGCCGCATGTGACAGGGAAGTTGCCGAAGCCGCGCTGCGCGAGGCAGGCGGCAGGGTCAAAATTGCGATTGTGATGCTGCTGCTGAAAGTTCCTGCAGAAAAAGGAGAAAAAGTGCTCAACCATGCGCATGGCAGGGTCCGTAAAGCACTTGCCGGAGAATTGCAATGA
- a CDS encoding PTS lactose/cellobiose transporter subunit IIA: MQEKDIESVLFEIITEVGSARSFYIEATQTAREKDMEKAKELIRQGQSAFNRGHRIHADLIREVSAEEHTPVFQSDERVMLLTHAEDQLMSAEAFGILAEEFLALYQVMQDKGVL; this comes from the coding sequence ATGCAGGAAAAAGATATAGAATCGGTACTTTTTGAAATCATAACGGAAGTGGGAAGCGCCCGCAGCTTTTACATTGAGGCGACTCAGACAGCGCGCGAAAAAGATATGGAAAAGGCTAAGGAACTCATCCGGCAAGGGCAGAGTGCATTTAACCGGGGCCACCGTATTCATGCGGATCTAATCCGGGAAGTGTCCGCAGAAGAACATACCCCGGTTTTTCAGAGCGACGAACGCGTGATGCTTTTGACGCACGCCGAAGACCAGTTGATGAGTGCGGAAGCTTTTGGTATCCTGGCAGAAGAATTTTTGGCGCTGTATCAGGTCATGCAAGACAAGGGAGTTTTATAA
- a CDS encoding PTS sugar transporter subunit IIB — translation MKKIVLLCVAGMSTSLLVSKMQNAAKETGFPCEIRAYGVAEAPNVIPDADVVLLGPQVRYILSKLKKEFPDKKIEAVDMRTYGMVDGKQALAQARKIMGC, via the coding sequence GTGAAAAAGATCGTTTTACTGTGTGTGGCAGGTATGTCTACCAGCCTGCTGGTTTCCAAGATGCAGAATGCCGCAAAAGAGACCGGCTTCCCCTGCGAGATTCGGGCTTATGGCGTAGCGGAGGCTCCGAATGTGATCCCCGATGCAGATGTTGTTTTATTGGGTCCGCAGGTGCGCTATATCCTGTCAAAATTGAAAAAAGAATTTCCGGACAAAAAGATTGAGGCCGTTGATATGCGGACGTATGGGATGGTAGATGGCAAACAGGCCCTTGCACAAGCCAGAAAAATTATGGGGTGTTGA
- a CDS encoding PIG-L family deacetylase: MGDYKRAICIGAHPLDAEILGGPMLMRYAARHAYCTLVHVTKGRLTDPKATEKQKEEYDLALHREMSDAAAVLGCDCYAMDYLSGELPETGKFILLLADYLRKQKADCVITHARGTLHPRHYYTYEAVTEAVRLLRRDGQKIQLFYGENCEDLAGFTPTAYLSMTQDELDGWFAGLRKYGIFNGKVNDMPYFEYYHSMAVIRSIEAGEHGFAKAYMHGALLDNE, from the coding sequence ATGGGCGATTATAAGAGGGCCATCTGCATCGGCGCACATCCGCTGGACGCAGAGATTCTGGGAGGACCAATGCTGATGCGCTACGCAGCACGCCATGCGTATTGTACGCTGGTTCATGTGACAAAGGGAAGGCTGACTGACCCGAAAGCAACTGAAAAACAGAAAGAGGAATATGATCTTGCGCTTCATCGTGAGATGTCTGATGCCGCCGCCGTTCTGGGATGCGACTGCTATGCAATGGACTATCTCTCAGGGGAACTGCCGGAAACAGGGAAATTCATTCTCCTTCTTGCGGACTATCTGCGGAAACAGAAAGCGGACTGTGTCATTACACATGCACGCGGCACTTTGCATCCCAGGCATTATTATACTTATGAAGCTGTGACGGAGGCCGTGCGCCTGTTGCGGCGGGACGGGCAAAAGATTCAGTTGTTCTACGGTGAAAACTGCGAAGACCTGGCGGGGTTTACGCCGACCGCATATCTTTCTATGACCCAGGATGAGCTGGACGGATGGTTTGCAGGGCTCAGAAAATATGGTATTTTTAATGGGAAGGTTAATGATATGCCATATTTCGAATACTATCATTCTATGGCTGTTATCCGTTCCATTGAGGCGGGCGAACATGGCTTTGCCAAGGCTTATATGCACGGTGCATTATTAGATAACGAATAA
- a CDS encoding GNAT family N-acetyltransferase: MSEIEIHPYRQEYIDEIVSGWNISLFYDAITRERFIQEVLLDENFDPELALTAVADGHVVGFSLGIKRKYPYLTRGLEEQRGWISSFFILPEYRRRGFGQKLLEEEQARLKARGVEEITLCAYSPNYFTPGVDLQYPGGVPFFDKNGYVRGTDAVSMQRNLFTYTLPQHTEKHIAELLEKRISFQSFSIQYMEKLLDFVGREFDSGWVRNILFALRNQEAENTILIATDREDNIIGYCMRKIDGHDARFGPIGVAEALRSEGLGGVLIDLQMMEMKKRGIYYLYFLWTHGDAMRFYERHGLKVYRTYQLYRKNI; this comes from the coding sequence ATGTCTGAAATAGAAATACACCCTTATCGGCAGGAATACATAGATGAGATTGTTTCCGGCTGGAATATATCGCTGTTCTATGATGCGATTACCCGGGAACGCTTTATCCAGGAAGTCCTTCTTGATGAGAACTTCGACCCTGAACTGGCTTTGACTGCCGTTGCCGACGGGCATGTAGTCGGTTTTAGTCTGGGAATCAAAAGAAAATATCCCTATTTAACGCGGGGGTTGGAAGAACAGCGCGGCTGGATCAGCAGTTTCTTCATCCTTCCGGAATACCGGCGCCGAGGATTCGGACAAAAGCTTCTGGAAGAGGAGCAGGCAAGGCTGAAAGCCAGGGGAGTAGAGGAAATTACTCTTTGCGCATATAGCCCCAACTACTTTACGCCCGGCGTTGACCTGCAATATCCCGGCGGCGTTCCATTCTTTGACAAAAATGGATATGTGCGCGGGACGGACGCGGTCAGCATGCAGCGGAATCTTTTCACCTATACCCTTCCGCAACATACAGAAAAGCATATTGCAGAGCTATTGGAAAAAAGAATTTCGTTCCAATCGTTTTCCATACAGTATATGGAAAAACTGCTGGATTTTGTCGGCAGGGAATTTGATTCCGGCTGGGTGCGCAATATTCTATTCGCCCTGCGAAATCAAGAAGCCGAAAATACTATTCTGATCGCAACGGACCGGGAAGACAATATCATCGGCTACTGCATGCGCAAAATTGACGGGCATGACGCGCGGTTCGGGCCAATCGGCGTGGCAGAAGCTTTGCGGTCAGAGGGACTCGGCGGCGTTTTGATCGACCTTCAGATGATGGAAATGAAGAAACGCGGCATTTACTATCTCTATTTTCTCTGGACTCATGGGGATGCAATGCGTTTCTATGAGCGCCATGGACTGAAGGTATACCGTACCTATCAACTGTATCGCAAAAATATATAA
- a CDS encoding PTS transporter subunit EIIC: MEEQTKKIGFLDRVTGCIEEKVAPPLLKVSQVRYLEALQRTFVTLMPYMILGATATLILNLSGLFGKDGGLNLPGAAKAISAVVEPCKPWLLQVVFVTINLLALITTVLNGYFLGDYYHKKDENVSPIAAAVLSFVAFLCFIDFSKLSANFDWPAYILGSPSLFGGILISILAIEVYRFLIGKKITIKMPEAVPPMIAAAFTSMIPVSVVVVICAILGQGFVNFDFLAMLNKFCAYLVVGGSGPVAQFAGFFLDRILWFVGLHGSNIVSSVMQPIWTTMITDNINAFTAHQAIPYMFTEQWINFYVRCSIFPVALLCCMSKVKRFKILGKLSLPGTIFNIAEPVMYGLPVVLNPLMFVPWVLGFSVLFILNAVLGILGITPPMVSMVVWTMPAPLASFIGSGFKPQAVLITLINMVIIFFMFLPFFKVMEKQELAAEKEYAKQKDDKENV, translated from the coding sequence ATGGAGGAACAGACAAAAAAAATTGGATTTCTTGACCGCGTGACGGGTTGTATCGAGGAAAAGGTGGCACCGCCGCTGCTGAAAGTTTCACAGGTAAGATATTTGGAGGCTCTTCAGCGCACATTTGTTACGTTGATGCCGTATATGATTCTGGGAGCGACAGCAACTTTAATCCTGAATCTAAGCGGTTTGTTCGGAAAGGACGGCGGCTTGAACCTTCCTGGTGCCGCAAAGGCGATCAGTGCTGTTGTGGAACCTTGCAAGCCATGGCTGCTGCAGGTGGTTTTTGTAACAATTAATCTGCTCGCTCTCATTACGACAGTTCTCAACGGCTATTTTCTCGGAGATTATTATCACAAAAAGGATGAAAATGTCAGCCCGATTGCGGCCGCAGTTTTATCTTTTGTAGCTTTTCTGTGCTTTATTGACTTTTCTAAGCTCAGTGCCAATTTTGACTGGCCGGCTTATATTCTCGGCTCTCCTAGCCTTTTCGGAGGCATCCTGATCAGTATCCTCGCCATAGAGGTATATCGTTTTCTGATTGGCAAAAAAATTACAATTAAAATGCCGGAAGCTGTTCCGCCGATGATTGCGGCGGCCTTTACAAGTATGATCCCTGTATCTGTGGTAGTTGTTATCTGCGCCATCCTTGGTCAGGGTTTTGTAAACTTCGACTTCCTTGCCATGCTGAATAAGTTCTGCGCGTATCTCGTTGTTGGCGGCAGCGGGCCTGTTGCACAGTTTGCAGGGTTCTTCCTGGATCGTATTCTGTGGTTTGTCGGTCTGCACGGCTCCAACATCGTTTCTTCTGTGATGCAGCCTATCTGGACTACCATGATCACAGACAATATCAATGCTTTTACGGCTCATCAGGCAATCCCATATATGTTTACGGAACAGTGGATCAATTTCTATGTACGCTGCTCCATATTCCCGGTTGCACTGCTTTGCTGCATGAGCAAGGTCAAGCGCTTTAAGATCCTGGGCAAGCTTTCTTTGCCGGGCACTATTTTTAACATTGCCGAGCCGGTTATGTATGGTCTGCCGGTTGTACTCAATCCGTTGATGTTTGTGCCATGGGTGCTTGGCTTCAGCGTGCTGTTTATCCTCAATGCCGTTCTGGGCATTCTGGGAATCACGCCGCCGATGGTGTCCATGGTTGTCTGGACAATGCCTGCCCCGCTTGCATCCTTTATCGGCAGTGGCTTTAAGCCGCAGGCCGTGCTGATTACACTGATTAACATGGTGATCATTTTCTTTATGTTCTTACCGTTCTTCAAAGTAATGGAAAAGCAGGAGCTTGCAGCGGAAAAAGAATACGCAAAACAAAAGGATGATAAAGAGAATGTCTGA
- a CDS encoding MurR/RpiR family transcriptional regulator, protein MNPIEQIKLCESQFTRSDLKISQYVLKHMDVIASYPIVEVANKADVSKSALLRFCQKLGYTGFSEFKYEVSKHLLSGSFKDPSTVNGSTDIVNVYLSCIGQIPSYISDSKINELCGLIVHANKIKIYGVHESGLSAKYFAFRLASLGIDAETVTFPGVFNEKASFSGTRDLNIFISVSGMTECVIEAAGTSFVQKTKTAMITQNSKARYANRYDSFLIIPSLNTDKNKLFLDSQAILYVSIDLVINKLAEHL, encoded by the coding sequence ATGAATCCTATTGAACAAATCAAGCTTTGCGAATCGCAATTTACGCGTTCTGACCTGAAAATTTCACAATATGTCCTAAAGCATATGGACGTGATTGCTTCCTATCCCATTGTTGAAGTTGCCAATAAAGCCGATGTTTCCAAATCAGCCCTGCTGCGCTTTTGTCAAAAGCTGGGATATACCGGTTTCTCGGAATTTAAATATGAGGTATCAAAGCACTTGCTCTCGGGTTCTTTTAAGGATCCGAGCACCGTCAATGGCAGCACCGATATAGTCAACGTTTATCTTTCCTGTATCGGTCAGATTCCATCATATATTTCAGACAGCAAGATTAATGAGCTCTGCGGCCTGATCGTTCACGCCAATAAAATCAAGATTTATGGCGTTCATGAAAGTGGGCTCTCTGCCAAGTATTTTGCTTTCCGGCTTGCTTCTCTCGGAATTGACGCGGAAACGGTTACTTTTCCTGGAGTTTTCAATGAAAAGGCCAGTTTTTCCGGCACAAGGGATTTAAACATCTTTATATCCGTTTCCGGTATGACGGAATGCGTGATCGAAGCGGCCGGAACATCCTTTGTGCAAAAGACAAAAACCGCTATGATTACCCAAAACAGCAAGGCAAGATATGCAAATCGCTATGACAGCTTTCTTATTATTCCTTCTCTGAATACAGATAAAAACAAGCTGTTCTTGGACTCTCAGGCCATCCTGTATGTTAGCATCGATCTGGTTATCAACAAACTTGCGGAGCATTTATAA